tgccaaatgacgatgcaatcagcagcgattcttgagaaagaagttcacgatctacgatcggaaaacgagaaaaagaagcagaaaaaaactcgatctcgaaagcagatacctgctacagagggcctatcagttcaggaagctactgctctaattgtgcaaccagaggaagtgattgaacctccccgcccccaggtccgcgcgcacagggaagcacctttattaccaagaacaagggcattaccgaaatgcggtgcatgtgggaatcagggccatagaagagatacatgtccagatagacctagaatttagctgattgaatttgatggagttttggttgaaataaatgcgttcAAATTTaataggctggttggggtggccagctcgcttgggaattacgttataTTAGTTTCTTAAATACCTAGATATTTTAGTAAAATTTATAGATACTATAGATTAAAACCGCGATTTTTTATAGAGTTAGCAAAATAGGTATAAATAACAGTTATTTAATTTATAAAGTCACCTAGTTATGTATCCATCTTAGGTGACTTTATATAATAGTGGGTGTAGTAGGTAATACCCGGGATAGGTATACCCGTAGGCCGTAGATTTTTTAGGTCAACTTTGACCAATTAGGTAGTTGGATTACGTTGAGGAATATtgtgtttccagaattgaGTGGATGACGGCCTGTACTTTTTTCTGCATTTAATGCATCTGGTGTAGATTCTATGATCCTAGATAGTTGTACCCTTGGTTGCCCTTACAGTTtcattcttttttgggggggcaATTGTATCGAAGAGACATGTAGCACTCTTTACGACATGTCGCCCACTAAGTGACAGAATTTGACAAGTCCAGAATTGGTTTGCTAAAATCAAGTTGTAAATCAAAACGCCTTTGAAAGACTGTGTTTGGTCGATCTACAGCGCCATCAATCCcagacaaaaaagaaacgtGACAGCATTTTCGTGGACTTCGTGGCGGGACTTGACATTACACACCTATAGGTAGCACCTCAACACACGTTAATGACGAAAGGAAACCGAGTCAATTCCACATGGTCTTACCATGCTCCGATCATCATTCAATCTTTACTTGCAGATCCAGACTCCATCTCCATTTCACGGTCAAGGCTGTACGACTTCCGCAATCGCGGATACACTAGCCCAAAGAATGCGACGACCGCTAGTAGAACAACAAATGTGGGTAGAAACATAAAAATAAAGAGGAAGATGCTCAATCCGAGGGTAAAATTCTGCCCACGAACAAATCGACGGGCCATCACCTCGAGGACCGAGTACATATGGTAGTTAAGCCGCCAGGGACGTAGATGATATGTGAATCTAGCCAGATAAGAAGAGGGGTTTTGAGTAAGTGATCTCAGAGCGGTCGTGCACCTTACCCCATGTACTTATAGCTACAATGGAAGTGCCGGATGTGCACCGCCATCCCCAACATTTGTGGCTCATGGCTCCGCAAAAGCTCTGCTCTCCGTTGATTCTTGATGCCTGTGTCatagtgttttttttttttttttttgttttttttccacctCCACTCTTGGCACCAATATTGTTCAGATACATCGGAAACTTTCGCAAACAATCAAATGTGGGTTTCCCTGAAATCATCGAAAATCACGGATTCGGTCCGGGGCTTGGCGttaagtactccgtaggcaACAGCATTTTGCACAGGTTCTCCACTGATTGCGTACGGCGTacaaagtactccgtactccacAATCCCTACTCCGTGCTATTGAGGCCTGAATGATCCCGGCAATTGGTTTTAGATGATCCAGAGCCACCGATTCAACTAGTTACCCCTAAAAGTTCTTGCAGCTCCTGTATTCAGCCCTAGCAGCCAATTCCTGCCAATCCGACAACTATACGCGCCCGTGGTGGGTCCAGAGTGCAATCATCCCTTCTAGGCAGCACACCCCTTCGGGTCAGCTGATATCGTGCGGATGAGCAGCTTATTTGACCGTTTCCTCCGTTCACTGTGCAGGGCCCTCGCAAATCTCTGGACCAGAATTGAAGGAGGCCGCAGAGAATTGGATTCGGAGCCTGCTGCATGTCATTGGAGGATAAAATGGATCCTGGAATCAAATCACCCTCATAGGGCTGAAGCTTGGCTTGCGGGGCGGACTCGCGTTTCCTGAAGCATAATTGTACGGATCGGAATTAACGGATAGTGCATCTGTGGAATTTACATAAGTTGACTCTTGTGTATAGTTGAAAAGACAGAGCTGTGATCATCCGTTCTTCACGGGGTGCGATGATGCGTACCGTATGCCTTGTATTTCCCCCACCCCTGTCGAGAGTGGAACCAGAGCAGAAGAAAAATAGAACAATTAAATAGGGTAATGTAATCATAGTGACTACCTTGGAAGGCAATCTTCCCCCACATCTTTCCTTCCTACTGTGGCCGATAGAACGTGTTTTTACCACTTTGACCACACCTGCTCCTCATTCGCCGGAGCACTTTTCTCAAAAGGGCACCTCTAGCTTCTCAACATGTCTTGGCTCGCGGGGTATGGCAGTAGTGGTGAAACTGATTACGATAATCTAGGCGTCGATTGGGTACTACAATATGAGTTTGGAGACATTGGTAATTGACTGGCCAGCATGGGAGATCCATGGTCTTCTGCAGATACTGACGATCATCAGATCCAGCTCAAGCTATCACAGAGTTTCAAATGCTCATCCACGACCTGAGCGAGGCGGGTCTGCGGGTTCAGGTTCGTCACGGCCATGGTGAAGCGCTATTGGTCTGCATTCGGATTCCCCGGGATCATCTTGGAAATTTAGTACACCAGTCAAGGTATGTGGGGGTTGGAATACCAGATGATGTTGTCGTTAGACAGTCAACTCACACAGCGCAGAATTAAAGATTGGCTGTTTGGAATTACGCATACCTTACCGGATGGCGATGAAACAGCTGTCGCCGACGCCGATACCCCATCCGAAGAGATCCGCTCGGTATACCACGCCGTCACCTGGCAAAAGAAATTAGGAGGCGCGGGAATTACGCCAGGGTTTGGAAAATGGAAGAACGTCACGGCCTCATTTCCACTGCATGACCAAGAGGCCTGTGCGGAAATGCTTCGTCAATGGAATCGAAAAACTGTCTTGACCACCAGCGATCTGGATGCGATTCGAGCCTTGTTTGGCGAAAAGGTATGAATCCCGCTCGGTCGGTCTTGGGTCGGCTATAGAGTAATCTTGTGACAACTACCTAACCCCTGTGCAGGTCGCGTTTTACTACGCTTTTATACAATGCTATTCGCTATTCCTTGTGGTGCCTGCAGGACTGGGCATTTTTGGATGGCTATATCTAGGCCCATATTCCATCGTATATGGAACCGCACTGAGCGCCTGTTGCGTTGTGTTCGTGGAGTACTGGAAGGTACGGGAGGCAGATTTAAGTCAGAGGTGGGGTGTCAAAGGCGTTGGACAACTAAAGGTCAATCGCAAGCAGTATGTGTGGGAGAAAGAGGTCACGGACCCCATCAGTGGTCAAGTGAAACAGGTCTTCCCAGGTTGGAAGCAGTTCACTCGCCAGCTGCTGTTGGTTCCATTTGCTTCTGTTGCGAGTGTGGCCCTCGGGGCATTGATTATTGTCTCCTTCGCATTGGAGGTTTTCATATCAGAAGTGTACGACGGTCCATTCAAGGAGTATCTAGAATTCATACCGACTGTCCTGTTTTCGTTATCCTTGCCCGCCATTACCTCGTTTCTAACAAGCATCGCAACCCGCTTGACCGACTACGAAAACTATCGAACGCAGGATCAATACGATCTTGCGCAGACTCAAAAGAGCTTCGTCATGAATTTCATCACCTCTTTCCTCCCCACGATATTGACTGCCTATGTCTATGTTCCCTTCGGCAAACAAATCGTCCCACACCTTGACATCCTCCGAAGAACGGGGTTCAAGGCCGACTTGGTCAGTGGGCAGAAGGAATTCGAGGTTGATACAAGCCGATTCCAGCAAGAGGTGATCTATCTATCCATGGCGGCTCAAGTACTTAACTTCGGTGAGGAGGTCGTTCTACCGTATGTGAAGCATGTTCTGAGGCAGAAGTGGCAAAACTATCGCGATCGCAAGGCGGAAGATAGCCACAAGCGGAAGCACTCCCTAGCGACTAGCCTCTTCTTAGTTGACTCACCAGAGGAAGTGGCATTCATGACAAGACTACGCAGCGAGGCCGGCGCAGAGGAATACCATGTGGAAGAGGATATCATGGAGATGTGTGTGCAGTTTGGCTATCTCGCATTATTTGGAGTTGCCTGGCCACTAGTGccgctcggcttcctgctAAATAGCTGGCTGGAGCTACGAGGGGACTTCTTCAAGCTCACGCTGGAGTGCCAACGACCACCCCCAATTCGGTCGGACTCGATCGGTCCATGTCTACTGGGGTTGGATTTTTTAGCCTGGCTAGGAACTCTATCTACAGCGGCCATTGTGCATGTCTACCGGGGTTCCATTTCCGAGGTGCGGTTTTCCTCGCTTCTCTTGACGTTGTTCGTCGCCGAACAGGTCTATCTGGGGATGCGATTCACTGCCTCTACAGCCCTCGAGAAGATCTTTTCCGACACAATTAGAAGAGAAGAGGCTAGTCGGTATTCTGTGCGCAAGGATTATCTTGCTGCTAGTCTGACGAGAAACTCTTCCCCCAGTTCTGGCTCCCAGGGCTCGCCGAACAGTCGGCCCCGTCCCCGGGTGCGTTTCAACGAACGAGTTAATGTATACAGCTCAAACAAAAAAGACCCGTCAACCGACGGCGCTTCGTCACCAAACAAAGAGGAGCCGTGGAATGACGTTCTTCGTGGATCCGACCGTGAGGCCCAGTTCTGGGGTGCATATTCAGGGGACATGGCAGACGCAGGCGTCAAGCTAATTCGCGCATTAAGCACGCCGAAAGCAGGGTATGGGGGTAAATCTTCTAAAGAGGTGTAAAATTTATCGGCTCTATGTATTTTAAGATCACATTTTCTGTTTCTATCACATTGCTGCCTGGGATTTTCCATGTATAGTTCGCCAGGTCGCTAGATTGGCTGTGGTACCCAGCAAATGTAGGCATTGATTGAAGGATCCCACCGGTTTGTATTCCCACTAATCAATTAATTTCATATATGATACAATATTATACCGTCGCTGTACACGGACTGAGGTCCCCTGCAGATCATGGAGCAGTGTCAGCCCTATAGGGCTGAGCCAAGGCGGGTGTCTCGATTCACCCGTGAACTTTGAAgaccggggggggggggggggggggggggattctCTGGTTTTGCCTCCTTGCgtgtctttttctctttgtctATTTCTCTTCTATCCTGTTTTTCCTCCACTTTGTCCAGTTTAATTATCATCTAACCCTCCGAATCTGGTTATACAGAGCATCGGCATGGAAAGCCCCGTCTGAGCTTCTCCTTCCTACGGTTACCCGCATCGAATTTACCATGGTGACCACGGCTAACTCCTCCGATACTCTAATCGCTTTACCATGTCCCGCCCACATCTCAAGGTCGACTACCAAGTCCACGACCATGGCCACGGAGATAGACTTGCTATGGCCGACCGAGTCTCCACCCCCCGTGATCCCAAAACTCGGCCGTGAAGCCAGTGACATTACATGGCAGGAACATCTGGAGTCAAAAAAGGGCCAGGTTGTGCTAGTCAGGCGAGGTGGTCAATATCGCCTACTGCACCAGCAGCAATTCAAAAACAGCTTGCTTGCTAGCGTCGGGTACCTCGAGCTAGCTAACGCCGCTGACTTCGCTGCCAACGTCTGGAACCAGGTTCCCGTTCCAAAGTTTGCCGCTGTACTCATG
The nucleotide sequence above comes from Penicillium digitatum chromosome 1, complete sequence. Encoded proteins:
- a CDS encoding Plasma membrane stress response protein (Ist2), putative — its product is MSWLAGYGSSGETDYDNLGVDWVLQYEFGDIDPAQAITEFQMLIHDLSEAGLRVQVRHGHGEALLVCIRIPRDHLGNLVHQSRIKDWLFGITHTLPDGDETAVADADTPSEEIRSVYHAVTWQKKLGGAGITPGFGKWKNVTASFPLHDQEACAEMLRQWNRKTVLTTSDLDAIRALFGEKVAFYYAFIQCYSLFLVVPAGLGIFGWLYLGPYSIVYGTALSACCVVFVEYWKVREADLSQRWGVKGVGQLKVNRKQYVWEKEVTDPISGQVKQVFPGWKQFTRQLLLVPFASVASVALGALIIVSFALEVFISEVYDGPFKEYLEFIPTVLFSLSLPAITSFLTSIATRLTDYENYRTQDQYDLAQTQKSFVMNFITSFLPTILTAYVYVPFGKQIVPHLDILRRTGFKADLVSGQKEFEVDTSRFQQEVIYLSMAAQVLNFGEEVVLPYVKHVLRQKWQNYRDRKAEDSHKRKHSLATSLFLVDSPEEVAFMTRLRSEAGAEEYHVEEDIMEMCVQFGYLALFGVAWPLVPLGFLLNSWLELRGDFFKLTLECQRPPPIRSDSIGPCLLGLDFLAWLGTLSTAAIVHVYRGSISEVRFSSLLLTLFVAEQVYLGMRFTASTALEKIFSDTIRREEASRYSVRKDYLAASLTRNSSPSSGSQGSPNSRPRPRVRFNERVNVYSSNKKDPSTDGASSPNKEEPWNDVLRGSDREAQFWGAYSGDMADAGVKLIRALSTPKAGYGGKSSKEV